From the genome of Gammaproteobacteria bacterium, one region includes:
- a CDS encoding molecular chaperone encodes MRKLMFVFIFVVSVVVAQEAHAFRFSPFRAKFEPSGAGANQLFTVENNTNEPASVQIRIMTREVDVDGGEKNVDAEKDFAIYPAQMVLEPHASRSVRVQWTGDAKLKEEKSYRIIAEQLPVNLNKENPKNSAVKFLVSYRGALFVTPPGLTQNVTLDFSGTTQDAVGNKMLEIVLHNRGTQHALLRNLKLDLKDDKGNTISLTGENQLKGITGESVLAKHRRQFMIPRPKELTGKVKQIDFTYDKQAF; translated from the coding sequence ATGCGAAAACTAATGTTCGTTTTTATCTTCGTGGTTTCTGTGGTGGTCGCGCAGGAAGCCCACGCCTTCCGCTTCTCGCCGTTCCGGGCGAAGTTCGAACCCTCTGGCGCCGGCGCGAACCAACTTTTCACCGTCGAGAACAATACGAATGAACCTGCATCGGTGCAGATTCGCATCATGACGCGCGAGGTCGACGTCGACGGTGGCGAGAAAAATGTCGACGCCGAGAAGGATTTCGCGATTTACCCGGCGCAAATGGTGCTGGAACCGCACGCCAGCCGCTCCGTGCGCGTGCAGTGGACCGGCGACGCCAAGCTCAAGGAAGAAAAATCCTACCGCATCATCGCCGAACAATTGCCGGTCAATCTCAACAAGGAAAACCCGAAAAACAGCGCGGTCAAATTTCTTGTCTCCTACCGCGGCGCGTTGTTCGTCACGCCACCCGGCCTTACGCAAAATGTCACGCTCGATTTCTCCGGCACAACGCAGGACGCGGTGGGCAACAAGATGCTCGAGATCGTGCTGCACAATCGCGGTACTCAGCATGCCCTGTTGCGCAACCTGAAACTCGACCTCAAGGACGACAAGGGCAACACCATCAGCCTTACCGGCGAGAATCAGCTTAAGGGCATTACCGGCGAGAGCGTTCTGGCCAAACACCGGCGGCAATTCATGATCCCGCGGCCCAAGGAACTCACCGGGAAAGTGAAGCAGATCGATTTCACCTACGACAAGCAGGCGTTCTAG
- a CDS encoding cobalt-precorrin-7 (C(5))-methyltransferase — translation MIICIGAGPGDTGYLTQRGADLIRNADVVAGFDAVVNVVRSLIPATAEIVTMGYKDQTEKLAQVAVSHHAGKRCVVVFMGDIHFSGFQYLERVERACGHPVETLPGISSAQIMASRGKVCFDETTFVTFHRRGDLEPFKRHLVHVLQDDRNAIVIPCPWDFMPRHIATYLVEKGIPPEHPVEVWENLTRADAEWRGTLGECRSRDFTDMSIMLIRTRKPMASQIEPANAS, via the coding sequence ATGATTATCTGCATAGGCGCAGGCCCCGGTGACACCGGCTACTTAACGCAACGCGGCGCCGACTTGATCCGCAACGCCGACGTTGTCGCCGGCTTCGATGCCGTGGTCAACGTCGTCCGCAGCCTGATCCCGGCGACGGCGGAGATCGTCACCATGGGCTACAAAGATCAGACCGAAAAATTGGCGCAGGTCGCTGTTTCCCACCACGCCGGCAAACGTTGTGTCGTCGTCTTCATGGGTGACATTCACTTCAGCGGCTTTCAGTACCTGGAGCGTGTCGAGCGCGCCTGCGGCCATCCGGTGGAAACGCTCCCCGGCATCTCGTCGGCGCAAATCATGGCGTCGCGCGGTAAGGTCTGCTTCGATGAGACCACCTTCGTCACGTTCCACCGCCGCGGCGACCTCGAACCCTTCAAGCGTCATCTGGTACACGTGCTGCAAGACGATCGCAACGCCATCGTCATCCCCTGCCCTTGGGATTTCATGCCACGTCACATCGCGACCTATCTTGTTGAAAAAGGAATTCCGCCGGAACACCCGGTCGAGGTCTGGGAAAATCTAACGCGCGCCGATGCCGAGTGGCGCGGCACGTTGGGCGAATGCCGGTCGCGCGACTTCACCGACATGAGCATTATGCTGATCCGCACGCGCAAACCCATGGCGAGCCAGATCGAACCGGCAAATGCCTCTTAG
- the cobA gene encoding uroporphyrinogen-III C-methyltransferase produces MTGKVYLIGAGPGDPELLTLKAVNALGKADVVLIDDLVSRETLQYAKPGAQIIDVGKRGGQPSARQDHINGLLVEYARTGKTVARLKGGDPFIFGRGGEELLQLQQAGIAVDIISGVTAGIAAPAAIGIPLTHRGLSQSVTFITGHTRDGWPSNWAKLAQAGSTLVIYMGLTHLPQIISALLDAGLAPTLPVAAIQHGTLPQQRSVVSTLANVAAAIEAHGIGSPTIIVVGEVVQLAENSMNHYDKLEAQQ; encoded by the coding sequence ATGACCGGCAAGGTTTATTTAATAGGCGCCGGTCCCGGCGATCCGGAACTGCTAACGCTGAAAGCCGTGAACGCGCTCGGCAAAGCCGACGTGGTTCTGATCGACGACCTTGTCAGCCGCGAAACACTGCAATACGCAAAGCCCGGCGCGCAGATCATCGATGTCGGCAAACGCGGCGGCCAACCATCAGCCCGACAAGACCACATCAACGGCTTGCTGGTGGAATACGCTCGCACCGGAAAAACCGTCGCCCGCTTGAAAGGCGGCGATCCTTTTATTTTCGGTCGCGGTGGCGAGGAGCTCTTGCAGCTACAACAAGCTGGTATCGCCGTCGACATTATTAGCGGCGTAACCGCCGGTATCGCCGCCCCCGCCGCGATCGGCATTCCATTGACCCATCGCGGGTTGTCGCAAAGCGTGACGTTCATCACCGGTCACACGCGCGACGGCTGGCCGTCGAATTGGGCCAAGCTCGCGCAGGCCGGCAGCACGTTGGTGATTTACATGGGTCTTACCCATCTGCCGCAGATCATCAGCGCGCTGTTAGACGCCGGTCTAGCGCCGACACTGCCGGTCGCGGCGATTCAACACGGCACGCTGCCGCAACAACGCAGCGTCGTCAGCACCCTGGCGAACGTAGCAGCCGCCATCGAAGCGCACGGCATCGGTAGTCCGACGATCATCGTCGTTGGCGAGGTCGTGCAGCTGGCGGAAAATTCCATGAACCATTACGACAAGCTCGAGGCACAGCAATGA
- a CDS encoding putative cobaltochelatase: protein MNHFPFSAVVGQEQLKTALLLCAIDPSLGGVLIRGDKGTAKSTAARALAEILPPIERVEGCAFNCAPNAACDHVGADVRTQTASVPFITLPLGATEDRVIGTLDLERALKDIKRAFQPGLLASAHRGILYIDEVNLLPDHLVDVLLDAAAMGVNSVQREGLSISHAARFTLIGTMNLEEGDLRPQLLDRFGLMVEVTTPRDKQLRSEVVRRRIAFEADASAFSRQWAQQQETLQRQLITAQQLLPRVSVNDAMLDLISHLCCEFEVASLRADIVMHKAARALAALAGRNEATPEDVRRAAELALPHRRRRKPFEQPGLDQDRLDELMRDATNPPPAADDTSNPPSDDDDNGDNGGDNDQQVFSGAPAGAVRRISVDNARGRQSGRRSDVTNAARGRVVRAVPDEKPTSLAVGATLRSAALRASDELRVTRADLHQQVRAGKTANLILFVVDASGSMAAQRRMEAVKGAVLSLLTDAYQRRDEVAVIAFRGDTAQLLLAPTRSVDLAEQGLRELPTGGRTPLAHALELAVDCLRKAQSNDVPPLLVLLSDGKANVPINASGDPWQETLAYAALLAERGVPALVLDTETGYLRLGRARQLAQALGGEYLALDELSAESLALTIRRRTTPTA, encoded by the coding sequence ATGAATCATTTTCCGTTCAGCGCCGTCGTCGGTCAGGAGCAGCTCAAGACCGCCCTGTTGCTGTGCGCTATCGATCCCTCACTCGGCGGCGTCTTAATCCGCGGCGACAAGGGCACTGCCAAAAGCACCGCCGCGCGCGCATTGGCCGAAATTCTGCCGCCGATCGAGCGCGTTGAGGGTTGCGCGTTTAACTGCGCGCCAAACGCCGCCTGTGATCACGTTGGTGCCGACGTCCGTACGCAAACGGCGTCAGTGCCGTTTATCACGCTGCCGCTCGGTGCAACCGAAGATCGCGTGATCGGCACACTCGATCTGGAGCGTGCGCTGAAAGATATCAAGCGCGCCTTCCAACCCGGACTGCTCGCATCGGCTCATCGCGGCATTCTGTATATCGATGAAGTTAACTTACTGCCCGATCACCTGGTCGACGTCTTGCTCGACGCCGCCGCCATGGGCGTCAACTCGGTGCAGCGTGAAGGCTTGTCGATATCGCACGCCGCCCGCTTTACGCTCATCGGCACGATGAATCTGGAAGAAGGCGACTTGCGGCCGCAACTGCTCGATCGCTTCGGCCTGATGGTCGAAGTAACGACGCCGCGCGACAAGCAACTGCGCTCGGAAGTCGTACGTCGGCGTATCGCCTTCGAGGCGGACGCTTCGGCGTTTAGCCGGCAATGGGCGCAGCAACAAGAGACGCTGCAACGCCAACTCATTACAGCGCAGCAATTGCTGCCACGAGTTAGTGTCAACGACGCCATGCTCGATCTCATCAGCCATCTTTGCTGCGAGTTCGAGGTCGCCAGCTTGCGCGCCGACATCGTCATGCACAAAGCGGCACGCGCGTTGGCGGCGCTGGCCGGACGCAACGAGGCGACGCCGGAAGACGTACGTCGCGCCGCCGAGCTGGCACTACCGCATCGGCGCCGACGCAAACCGTTCGAGCAGCCGGGTTTGGATCAAGACCGACTCGACGAGTTAATGCGCGATGCCACTAACCCGCCGCCGGCAGCGGATGACACTTCTAACCCACCGTCTGACGACGACGATAACGGCGACAACGGCGGCGACAACGATCAACAAGTCTTTAGCGGCGCGCCGGCCGGCGCCGTTCGGCGGATCAGCGTCGACAACGCCCGAGGTCGCCAGTCCGGCCGCCGCAGCGACGTCACCAATGCCGCACGCGGCCGCGTCGTACGCGCCGTGCCCGATGAGAAGCCGACCAGTCTGGCCGTCGGCGCGACGCTGCGCAGTGCCGCGCTGCGCGCGTCCGATGAATTACGCGTCACCCGCGCCGATCTCCATCAACAAGTCCGTGCCGGCAAAACCGCCAACTTGATCCTGTTCGTGGTCGATGCCTCCGGTTCGATGGCAGCGCAACGGCGCATGGAGGCGGTAAAAGGCGCGGTGCTGTCGTTACTCACCGACGCCTATCAACGGCGTGATGAAGTGGCGGTGATCGCTTTCCGCGGCGACACAGCGCAACTGTTGCTCGCTCCGACCCGCAGCGTCGATTTAGCCGAACAAGGTTTACGCGAGCTGCCCACCGGCGGCCGCACGCCGCTAGCGCACGCCCTCGAACTCGCCGTCGATTGCCTGCGTAAGGCGCAATCGAATGACGTACCGCCGTTGCTCGTGCTGTTGAGCGACGGCAAGGCCAATGTGCCGATCAATGCCAGTGGCGATCCGTGGCAAGAAACGCTGGCGTATGCGGCGCTGCTAGCCGAACGCGGCGTACCGGCGTTGGTGCTCGACACCGAAACCGGCTATTTGCGCCTCGGCCGCGCCCGCCAACTAGCGCAGGCGCTCGGTGGTGAGTATCTCGCACTCGACGAGCTGTCGGCGGAGAGCCTGGCGCTCACGATCCGCCGCCGCACGACGCCGACGGCATAA
- a CDS encoding cobaltochelatase subunit CobN, which translates to MPTEFPHVVGINLQGLENESQITALLTHELAAADIIVARVLGRLGNVPGFAELVRQARSRGKHLIVVSGTGEPDPELGAASTVPPNVMHETLTYFQAGGSMNLAQLLRYLSDHLLFTGFGFDPPVPLPEHGIYHPDLADGADIADWLALRDPKRPSAGIVFYRAHWMSGNTRFIDALVRALEHRGLNVLPVFTASLRAGGGKQLPTSLRYFSDGTNTHVDVLINTTSFAMGEITPGGPTPAGWSVAVLERLDVPVLQAITSGMTRGQWEQSTRGLNPLDAAMNVVLPEFDGRIITVPISFKERQPGMPNELFEYEPLPDRIERTAGIAARLARLKHLPNRDKRIAFVFTNSNSKASQIGNAVGLDAPASLMRLLQAMRDAGYQIGDLPVTSDVLIHELIDRCAYDNTYLTAEQLNRAAGRVPTAQYNAWFAELPPAVREKMENQWGTAPGTAYFHDGHLALAGLELGNAFVALQPPRGYGMDPDAIYHQPDLPPPHHYYALYRWLRDEWRADAIVHVGKHGTLEWLPGKGVGLSQNCAPDGLLGDMPLFYPFIINDPGEGSQAKRRGHAVVIDHLTPPMTTAGTYGALAELTQLVDEYYQVEVLDPTKLPLLQQRIWELVKQTNLDSDLQARLLHHHHDHDHPHDHDHDGHHHAHDHHHHHPHTPNPLASSAPKAFAAAGAMFKPLSSPPAGGFKLAAPAHGHHHHDHEHSHDHDHHHDHDGALPTVLAKMGGSDVAHLIEDLDGYLCELGAAQIRDGLHTLGQAPQNEQLVDMLVSLTRLPNQDVPGLQAEVARLFGLAIEDLVDNKGQRFETPPLMLAQQSGKNIVTRADALEAIDELCRRLFAALQTRGYAEPHIDDALNEVFSLPLRGRVGVGVGLGDATTKPTPLLSSPLKGEEPFDEVRRVLDFACRQLVPNLNRASDEIDNLLHGLNGGYVPAGPSGSPTRGMAHILPTGRNFYSVDPRSVPSQSAWHVGQQLAHEVLTRHLRETNEYPESVAISIWGTSAMRTHGDDVAQILALLGVRPVWRPQNRQLAGIEVVPLAELKRPRIDVTTRISGFFRDAFPQLIELIDDAVNAVIALDEPPTQNFVRKHYLAELGEWVGKGLNNDDAERRSRLRIFGSKPGSYGAGILPLIQEKNWQTDADFAEAYINWGGYAYARGEHGSDEREAFRERLAGVQVALHNQDNREHDIFDSDDYLQYHGGLIGTIRAITGKQPKHYFGDSHDPARAQVRDLKEETLRVFRARVVNPKWLASIQRHGYKGGLELTATVDYLFGYDATAQVMDDWMYEQVAQTYAFDTEMQRFLQESNPWALNAITERLLEAAQRKMWGEPQADTLAALQSLYLRSETWLEARGETPRGA; encoded by the coding sequence ATGCCGACCGAGTTCCCGCACGTCGTCGGCATCAATCTGCAAGGACTGGAAAACGAATCGCAGATCACGGCGCTGTTGACGCATGAACTCGCCGCCGCCGACATCATCGTCGCGCGCGTCCTCGGCCGGCTAGGCAACGTACCGGGATTCGCCGAGCTGGTGCGGCAAGCGCGTAGCCGCGGCAAGCATCTGATTGTCGTCAGCGGCACCGGCGAACCCGACCCCGAGCTTGGCGCCGCTTCGACCGTGCCGCCGAATGTCATGCACGAGACGCTGACGTACTTCCAAGCCGGCGGCAGTATGAATCTGGCGCAGCTGCTGCGCTATTTATCGGACCACCTACTGTTCACCGGCTTCGGCTTCGATCCGCCGGTGCCGTTGCCGGAGCACGGAATTTATCACCCCGACTTAGCCGATGGCGCCGACATCGCTGACTGGCTGGCGCTGCGCGATCCGAAGCGGCCGAGCGCCGGCATCGTTTTCTATCGAGCCCATTGGATGAGCGGCAACACCCGCTTCATCGATGCCTTGGTGCGCGCGCTCGAACATCGTGGCTTGAACGTGTTGCCGGTATTCACCGCGTCGCTGCGCGCGGGCGGTGGCAAACAATTACCGACTTCACTGCGCTACTTCAGCGACGGCACGAATACGCACGTCGACGTACTCATCAATACAACGTCGTTCGCCATGGGCGAAATCACGCCCGGCGGGCCGACGCCGGCCGGCTGGTCGGTCGCCGTGCTCGAACGGCTCGACGTACCGGTGCTGCAGGCGATCACCAGCGGCATGACGCGCGGTCAATGGGAACAATCGACGCGCGGTTTGAATCCGCTCGACGCCGCGATGAACGTGGTGCTGCCGGAATTCGACGGTCGTATCATCACCGTGCCGATTTCCTTCAAGGAACGGCAACCCGGCATGCCGAACGAATTGTTCGAGTACGAGCCCCTACCCGATCGCATCGAACGCACCGCCGGCATCGCCGCGCGGCTGGCACGGCTCAAGCACCTGCCGAACCGTGACAAGCGTATTGCTTTCGTATTCACCAACTCGAACAGCAAAGCCTCGCAGATCGGCAACGCCGTCGGTCTCGACGCGCCGGCATCGCTGATGCGCCTGTTGCAGGCAATGCGCGACGCCGGGTACCAAATCGGCGATCTGCCAGTGACTAGCGACGTACTCATTCACGAGCTGATCGATCGCTGCGCTTACGACAACACCTACCTTACCGCCGAACAACTAAACCGCGCCGCCGGCCGCGTCCCGACGGCGCAGTACAACGCCTGGTTCGCCGAGCTACCGCCGGCAGTGCGCGAGAAAATGGAAAATCAGTGGGGTACCGCGCCGGGAACGGCCTATTTCCACGACGGCCACTTGGCATTGGCCGGCCTCGAGCTCGGCAATGCGTTCGTCGCGTTGCAGCCGCCGCGCGGTTACGGCATGGATCCGGATGCGATTTACCATCAGCCCGATCTGCCGCCACCGCATCACTACTACGCGTTGTATCGCTGGCTGCGCGACGAGTGGCGCGCCGACGCGATCGTTCACGTCGGCAAGCATGGCACGCTCGAATGGTTGCCCGGCAAAGGTGTCGGCCTGTCGCAGAATTGCGCCCCCGACGGCTTGCTCGGCGACATGCCGCTGTTCTACCCGTTCATCATCAACGACCCGGGCGAAGGCTCACAAGCCAAGCGCCGCGGCCACGCCGTGGTCATCGATCACCTGACGCCACCGATGACGACCGCCGGCACCTACGGCGCGCTCGCCGAGTTGACGCAACTGGTCGATGAATACTACCAAGTCGAAGTACTCGATCCGACGAAGCTGCCATTGCTGCAGCAACGGATCTGGGAGCTGGTGAAGCAGACCAATCTCGATAGCGATCTGCAGGCACGGTTGCTGCACCATCATCATGATCATGACCACCCTCACGATCACGATCACGACGGTCATCATCATGCGCATGATCACCACCATCATCACCCACATACGCCTAATCCACTCGCAAGCTCGGCGCCGAAAGCGTTTGCCGCAGCCGGCGCGATGTTTAAACCGTTGTCGTCGCCGCCGGCCGGCGGTTTCAAATTAGCCGCACCGGCGCACGGCCATCATCACCATGATCATGAACACTCGCACGATCATGATCATCACCACGATCACGACGGCGCATTGCCGACCGTCCTGGCAAAAATGGGTGGGTCGGACGTCGCGCACCTGATCGAAGATCTCGACGGCTATTTGTGCGAGCTCGGCGCTGCGCAAATTCGCGATGGTCTGCATACGCTCGGTCAAGCACCGCAGAATGAGCAACTGGTCGACATGTTGGTGTCGCTCACGCGCTTACCGAACCAGGATGTTCCGGGCTTGCAAGCAGAAGTGGCGCGTTTGTTTGGGTTAGCGATTGAGGATTTGGTCGACAATAAAGGCCAGCGCTTTGAGACACCGCCGTTGATGCTTGCGCAACAAAGCGGCAAAAATATCGTTACTCGCGCTGATGCGCTGGAGGCGATTGACGAGCTATGTCGCCGGCTGTTTGCCGCATTACAAACGCGCGGCTATGCGGAGCCGCACATCGACGACGCACTTAACGAAGTCTTCTCCCTCCCCCTCAGGGGGAGGGTTGGGGTGGGGGTGGGTCTTGGTGACGCAACCACAAAACCCACCCCCCTCCTATCCTCCCCCCTGAAGGGGGAGGAACCCTTCGATGAGGTACGGCGCGTACTTGATTTCGCTTGCCGCCAATTGGTGCCTAACCTTAATCGTGCCAGCGATGAAATCGACAACCTGCTGCACGGACTCAACGGCGGCTACGTCCCAGCCGGCCCAAGCGGTTCGCCGACGCGTGGCATGGCGCACATTCTGCCGACCGGGCGCAATTTCTATTCGGTTGATCCGCGCAGCGTGCCGTCGCAATCCGCTTGGCATGTCGGCCAGCAACTCGCGCATGAAGTATTGACGCGCCACCTGCGCGAAACCAACGAGTACCCCGAGAGCGTCGCCATCAGCATCTGGGGTACGAGCGCCATGCGCACGCACGGCGACGATGTTGCCCAGATCTTAGCGTTGCTCGGCGTGCGACCGGTGTGGCGCCCGCAAAATCGACAACTCGCCGGCATCGAAGTAGTGCCGTTGGCCGAGCTCAAGCGCCCACGCATCGACGTCACCACTCGCATCAGCGGTTTTTTCCGCGACGCCTTTCCGCAATTGATCGAGCTGATCGACGATGCGGTCAACGCCGTGATCGCACTCGACGAGCCACCGACGCAGAACTTCGTACGCAAGCACTACCTCGCCGAACTGGGCGAATGGGTCGGCAAAGGATTGAACAACGACGATGCCGAGCGCCGTTCGCGCTTGCGCATCTTCGGCTCCAAACCCGGTAGCTACGGCGCCGGCATCCTGCCGCTGATCCAAGAAAAGAACTGGCAAACCGACGCCGACTTCGCCGAGGCGTACATCAACTGGGGCGGCTATGCCTATGCCCGCGGCGAACACGGCAGCGATGAACGCGAGGCGTTTCGCGAGCGCTTGGCCGGCGTGCAAGTTGCGTTGCACAACCAGGACAATCGCGAACACGACATCTTCGACAGCGACGACTACCTGCAATACCACGGTGGCCTGATCGGCACGATCCGCGCTATTACCGGCAAACAGCCGAAGCATTACTTCGGCGACAGCCACGATCCGGCGCGAGCACAAGTGCGCGATCTCAAAGAAGAGACGCTGCGTGTATTCCGCGCGCGCGTGGTCAATCCGAAATGGCTGGCGAGCATTCAACGCCACGGTTACAAAGGCGGCCTCGAGTTGACCGCCACGGTCGATTACCTATTCGGTTACGACGCGACCGCGCAAGTGATGGACGACTGGATGTACGAGCAAGTCGCCCAAACCTATGCGTTCGACACCGAGATGCAGCGTTTCCTACAAGAAAGCAATCCGTGGGCACTCAACGCCATCACCGAGCGTCTGCTGGAAGCGGCGCAGCGCAAGATGTGGGGCGAACCGCAGGCCGATACACTGGCGGCGCTGCAGTCGCTTTATCTGCGCAGCGAAACCTGGTTGGAGGCGCGTGGCGAAACGCCGCGCGGTGCCTAA
- a CDS encoding ferredoxin codes for MRTHRRHVLMCTGPRCTEDGVQAEAMFKYLGQQIDARPHLQVKRTRSHCMVVCKNGPIIVVYPEGVWYHRVDEAAIRRIVVEHLEDGREVTDYVFHRLGEGDVCPAHVIAPDS; via the coding sequence ATGAGAACGCATCGCAGGCACGTGCTCATGTGCACCGGCCCACGCTGCACCGAAGACGGCGTGCAGGCGGAGGCGATGTTCAAATATCTCGGCCAGCAAATCGACGCCCGCCCGCACCTGCAAGTTAAACGCACGCGCTCGCACTGTATGGTCGTGTGCAAGAACGGTCCCATTATCGTCGTCTACCCCGAAGGGGTTTGGTATCACCGAGTCGATGAAGCGGCAATACGGCGCATCGTCGTCGAGCATCTCGAAGACGGGCGCGAAGTCACCGACTATGTCTTCCATCGCTTAGGCGAAGGAGATGTTTGCCCCGCTCATGTCATCGCACCCGATTCCTAA
- a CDS encoding CbtA family protein, which translates to MFNMAVFKKIVAVAALAGILAGLLLTAVQRVQVVPLILQAEVYEQAAEAANASRDATVSAHEHHAEAWAPADGWERTLFTTGANIIVGLSFALLLAAAIAVFRKKTDWRIGLLWGAAAYAVFFVAPSLGLPPEVPGTEAAQLSDRQVWWLMTTAFTATGLALLVFARHWAAKIGGALLLGVPHLIGAPQPQVHSSLAPEELAHSFVIASAIANAVFWLALGGLLGFFYKKIG; encoded by the coding sequence ATGTTCAACATGGCCGTATTCAAGAAAATCGTCGCCGTGGCTGCGCTAGCTGGCATTTTGGCGGGATTGCTATTGACCGCCGTGCAACGCGTGCAGGTGGTGCCGTTGATTCTTCAGGCCGAGGTATACGAACAAGCCGCCGAGGCGGCAAACGCCAGCCGCGACGCCACCGTGTCGGCGCACGAACACCATGCCGAAGCATGGGCACCGGCAGACGGTTGGGAACGCACGCTCTTCACCACCGGCGCCAATATCATTGTCGGCCTGTCCTTCGCACTGCTGCTGGCCGCCGCTATCGCGGTCTTCCGTAAAAAGACCGACTGGCGCATTGGCCTACTATGGGGTGCCGCCGCGTACGCGGTCTTCTTCGTTGCACCCTCGCTGGGTCTGCCGCCAGAAGTTCCGGGTACAGAAGCTGCCCAGCTCAGCGATCGCCAAGTCTGGTGGTTGATGACAACAGCATTCACCGCTACCGGCCTCGCCCTGCTGGTGTTCGCGCGTCACTGGGCTGCCAAGATCGGTGGTGCCCTGCTGCTCGGGGTGCCGCATCTGATCGGCGCACCGCAACCGCAAGTGCACAGCAGCTTGGCGCCGGAAGAGTTGGCACATTCGTTTGTTATCGCCTCGGCGATCGCCAACGCCGTGTTCTGGCTGGCGCTCGGTGGACTGCTCGGATTTTTCTACAAGAAGATCGGCTAA
- a CDS encoding CbtB-domain containing protein, with the protein MSSTPNAIKTESHIQSDVTTNTLLPVLFAAVLGATLLWAAGFSSVSPLHNATHDARHSAAFPCH; encoded by the coding sequence ATGTCGTCAACGCCGAACGCAATTAAAACCGAATCACACATCCAATCCGACGTTACAACGAACACGCTGTTGCCGGTGCTATTCGCCGCCGTCCTCGGCGCAACACTGCTCTGGGCCGCCGGCTTCTCCAGCGTCAGCCCGCTGCACAACGCTACCCACGACGCGCGTCACTCTGCTGCCTTTCCCTGTCATTAA